The region tctctctgtcacacaaacGACAttcaactgaaatgaaaaatcaaacacacacacacatgcatttaacTTGTCTTGTCTCACAGTATGAATACGATTTGATGACAGCAAACATTACTGTTATCCTATAATCGAAGCAACATTTTGACAATACAACAGGATCCATCCTCAGTTCACTGAGTCCCTGTTTCATCTAGGTCAGACTACAAATTGTTACTTATTACCTATAAAACGTCTCATGGACCAGAAACTGCCTTTCTTGCCAGAactcattaaatattttatgtcCTCACATACATTTAGACTGCATAATGCAGGCTCTCATTATTCTAAAGATTAACGGTAAATCTATTGCTGGCAGAGTATTTTCTtaccatgctccactgctgtGGAATACTTCACCTCCATCAATCAGAAAAGCAAACAACTAACTGTTATGGAAATTTGCTACCTTGTTCCATGTTCTTTGTTGTTTACTTTCTGCCTTTACTGCAAATAAGCAAAACAATCTGATGATCATTTTCAcgtattttacattattattatctttggTATTAATCATATTATGTAATGAGAcgctttgtgtttttacactcaaaataaacacacttaCATTTTGTTGGCCAAATACAAAAATGCCCAAAAGGACTTTCTGATCAGATTAAGCCACAGCAGATCAACAAATAACAACTTATTTAACTTGAACTATTTGGCTCTACATATTTCACAATGAGGTTATCTTATAACACAGTATAGGATTTTTGTTTAACATCTATAGTTGTGCTGTCATGATGTCACAGATTTAAGTTGTGTTAACCACAAGAGAAGAGCAGATTCAAACTGCTTCTTTCTCAAAACCTTtgtttgctgctgcctctcATCAAATCAAATACTTTATGCTATTATCTTGtgctattattgttattattatcgTGTGTGAGGCCTCTGTCTCCATACAATAACACTGCATCAGCTTAGTTTTATCACCTTCCAGCAACTGCTCTGATTTGAAGGGTGTGTCTGCAGGGCTCAGGCTGCTGGTGGAGTTCCCCAGGAGGTCAGGAAGGGAGGACGACACAGACACCACCGAGGGTTTCCTTCTCCACTTTAACACTGATGGGAATTCGTCAACCACTGGGAACTCGTCTGGAGCTGGGAACTCGtcctgtggcacagaggaaagaggagaatgCAGTTGGAAAGATGATGGTCCCACTGTAATAGATGGTCTGAACATCTCAGCTGCCAGCACATTAGTGGTTTAATCATCTACACATGAGATGGCAAAAAAATCATCAAGACTTATATTTCAAAAGTTCTGTAaaagttcttttttctttcttaccaCTTTTATCATCTTGTGACCAAGAACAATAAACAAAAGTCAAAGAGATTTGAGACTTTTGAACGTGACAGCTCAAAAATTGTTCTTGTTAACAGCTTATAAATGACAGTTAACTATTAAGTAATCATTAATAACGCCATTAATCACAGATTAGAAAATCTTTGTAACGGGTGACTTATAAAATGGTACTTGTCCATTCATTGTAAttgacaaaacaaatatatagatagaaatactttattgatccccggggggaaattctggtaaATATTTGGAATAGTGGGATTATTTCTGCATTTATGTTTGAATGAGATtacaaactgtaaatataaatcaggcatctcattttctttgtttcagatCAGCAAAGCTCTACAAGCCCCTCTATTGAGTTTGCTGGCAACATGaacaaacaccttttttttctttgaatgcTTCCAATCCAGATTAGAGTGTGATAAAGCAAGCACATGTTAATGGAAAGTAATTATTCCTTACTACAAAAGCTGTTCTGTTGCAGAGTGGCCtatagcgcacacacacaaggtgaCTTCACAGAGCTGTTTGATAACATCTTGCAGACTCAGAGGATAGATGACTGCAAGGGTGCGGCTGCAACAGAGCGACCAATTGATCCTGTCCTTGTAGGAAGGTAAATCAGCCTTTACGTCTGGGGTAGTTCTAAGTGAGGCCTTTAGGCCAACATGAAACAAGACTTGGAAACTTAAACACCTGTGGAATTCCACCCGCTTTgatctttttaattttatgattttatgatggATTATGCAAGGGCCGTCTCTGTGAAAGATATGTTGTCACTGACCAACGATAAGGTCGGCTCCTCCATGAACTGCTTCAAGCTCAGACTCTTCCCATTGACCTGGAGAAGGAAaggaaatcagaatcagaatcagaatcagaattccgttaataatccccagggggagattgctttttgttacacacagctccaaaagaataagaataaacttcaaacacaaaagtaataataatgataataataataatgatacaaataataccactactactactaataatatataacaacatgtacactcagagtgaggagctgtattatataataataataatatataacaacatgtacactcagagtgaggagctgtattatataataataataatatataacaacatgtacactcagagtgaggagctgtattatataattctaataataataacaataataataataataatcaggtgagtccagagtcaaTGGTCATGTACACCAAacaacatacagaaacacatgacATAATAGTATAtgctgtatgtgagtgtgtcctGACCTGTAGGTGTGTGCAGATCCTGCGGAGGACGTCATACACACTGTCTCTTGATAGCAGAGATACAAATACAtactgaggaaataaaaaagagagacaatggTGTGATTTTCATTGCGCAATAGAGTTCCTTTGGTCTTCTGGGCTATTCTGAATGTACTCATACACATAAAATGTTTACAGCATACAATGTGAGCCCATTTAAACGGTTATTCTCTCAAACTTCTATTCGTACAGATTTTGAAGAGGCTTCTGTTGAATAACATGAATAGGCTGTCTACccacattttcatttatcacCAAAATTAGGTTAGATGAGGGATGATATCAAACTTTGATGAGCCCTGTGGGGGAAAATGAATGAAGTAATAGATCAAGAGGAGTTTCTGTTTTACATCTCAACCTGCCTTCATAGACATATATCTGAATTTTGGCTCATCTGAAATATCAGCACTTGACATGATCAGTGcttgcacaaaacaaaacattattaaaactCTCTACTCATGTTGTTAGTATACAATCGGAACCATGCTAAGCACATAATAATACATTAACATTACtctaaaactgtgaaaaaccACTTGAAATAACTTGAGAACAACACTTCAGGGATTCAAAAGCTTTAATCTGGAGCACAAAGAGGATATTTTCCTAATCACATTTTTGTTCCGGTTTATTCTTTCATGAAAAACGATGAATGACAGCTTACCCAAATATCCCTCTGACCTGGATAAATGtcactgcttttaaaaagcacttTGCGCTCATGTGTATTTGACACACTGCTATTGCGTGTGTACTTTATGAGCTGTTTATGTCCATGTTAGTTCAGAAGCACCCCTGTTGTGTACCTCCTGACACAATCATGTTGGTGAATGAGCAGAGAAATTACAAAGGAGCCTGAACTTtggctcactcacacacacaagctgtgaaACAGAACCACAGTCATTTTTAGCAGTATAGACATACACTACAGGgacatgcatgtatgtgcactTGGTTATGTAACGCATATTACACAATCATGCAGACATATAAGATGAAGGACATTTGCCCTTGTGCGGTCTGGGATATAACACACAAAGGTGTCTCACATACTTTGACAAAGATGAAcatagttgtgtttttttctgactaCTTTGATAATTAGGTTTTGCACAAATGGAGTGTAAACAACAATTTACCACTGTTGGGTTTTGCTTTGACTGGCTGAGTTAAATAGAGAAAGAAGCATGTGACTATTTGAAGGTGAAGACACACTCTACTCTACTGCAAACCTTGTAAACCTCAGGGCAAGCTTTTCTTTCGCATTTATctggtttaaaaaaatccaCCCAGTCACTCTttttatgaattattaataatctgtgtcataaataaatgatgtctGCTTGACAAGGTGCTGTACACATGTACTGTGGTTTATACATATATGAGTGTATGTCTCAGGAGTACTTAAAAACTATTTCTGAACCATGAGACAACAGCCACAGCTCAGAGCAGCCAGCTCTCCTGCTGAGGCTGATATAAGTGTGCCACTACTAGAAACATGCAGAATCTACTTCCTTGAATTGAGCAAGAAGATCAATGGGGAAAGCAAAAATTAGATGACATAATTTcctgaataaaaatgtaaccagtgcaaaaaaaaccttatatagaactatattaatatttagtttaatGTAAACACGAAACTTCAGAAATCAAAAGTAATTGTgcttgaaaatgtgtttgccCTAATTGTTCTGTTCACCTGCCAacatttctaatatttctatGTGCCATTTTAAATACATATGTGAACCATCTGGTAAATGGCTGAACATCATCTCTCTGGGCTAACTTTACATAGAGTGCCATGTATTTACAGGGGTTTTTAAACAATACTGACAGGCGCATTAAGATACAAAACCTAGATGTCACCATGTGCTAaagttagcttgttagctatCATAATTAATTGGGTGTTGGGGCCCGAGCAGAAGCTGAGATTTACAGTATGTCTTTGAAAACACCGCTTGATGACAAGCTGAGTCTGATGTGAAAGAAAGTTAAGAAGCCCTTCTCAACATTGCTGTAATAGTGGAAAAACCCTTCACTGAGGTTGGGACTCCACTCTGCTTCTATCTATAGCGCGGTGTTGTTTTTTCCATCAGACCTCTCCCGGAACACACAGCCATGCTGCGCTAATCAGCGCAAGTATTTTAATTCACAGCGACTGTGATGAAGTGTTTACCTTCTGGCCAGTGTCTGTGGTGATAGCCAAGCCATTGGGCACAAGGCCCGCTGTTTTGTGCTTCTTCACCAGCCTCACAGAAACGACAGGGATAGCCACCTAAAAGGGCGGAAAAAGGCACAAAAATAATACCCATAAATTTCtcaacatctttttttgttttgtttgcctcCTCAAATCTGAGAGGCTCATCGtaaataacatgaaaacacCAGTGGGATTTGAGTAAATGGTGGCAGGGAAGATAGACACTGAATACCTTCAGGAAAAGCACGTGGAGAAAATCAGTAGTGGACATGAAACGTGTCTTGTTTCAGTCAGAATGTGAGGAATGCAGTCTCAATAAGTAGCTTATTGTCACTCAGATGTCAGGAGAGGTTTGGTTTCaaggaaatgaaggaaaaggaaCAATGCACAAcatcaaagagaaaaatcaCATAACTGGTCAAGGTTAAAGGTTCAGTAAGGCTACCTGTTCTTGGTACATAATTTCACAGCGcggagataaagagagagagattttacaTGGGAGAATTTAAGCTGTAACAATGAAGGTCAGGCCATAATCTTGACTGACTTTCAGTCAAATAATTTGTCAAGTTGTCCAATCAGCTTGTCAGCTTGTGACTGCGAGTCACTCGGTTCAACTTTGTCAGTCAGTTTGAGTTTATTAAGCTGCCTGTCAGTTGTTCGTACCTTGATGTCCTTGCCGAAGAGGTTGGCATAGAAACACAGCCAGTTTCTGGAAATATAGAGCCGGCCTTGTAGAAGGATATCTCTGAGAAGAGCACAGGAGTACACTGAGAACAGAAGagatgaaaacacttttttttttctttatccaaACATACAGGCTTATCAAAACAATATCTCCAAACGTGTCTTACTGGTAGCTTTGGAGAATGTTTTACAATCATTAATCTCTAAAGTTTCACATCgctggttttattttgataggCACAGCACCAACTTTTATGGCTGAACTGAGTGGGGGGAGTTGATGCTGTCCAGGACAAGTTGGTCAGTTTGAGTGCTTCTGAGTTGCACTCAGTGCCATTTCAAATGAAGAGGTAGAAAAGAATTAGCAAATATACAGCACAATTTTTACTAGTGTTTGTTATATAGGACTTGTGGTACAGATGCCATTGTTGATGATACAGTACCAGCAAGTTAAAGCTGCTCATAACTTCTAGGATTTTATACAGATAATGAAAATCATTAGAGATGTTCATGCAAAGTCTTGCATGTTTTCGACATAATTTTACTATGGTCTGCATGTAAAAACCCATCACAAGACACTTGAAGACACTCATTTCttcaaacatacagtaacatgACACCTCTTTCATCtgcctgtaacctctgccatATTAGAAATCTTTTAAAGATAGCAGGAATTTAGAATAAAGAAGAATGTTTTGCTTATGTAGCCTCTGTCATTTCAACATTGGATTACAATTACttcgataaaaaaaaaaaaattccatgtTTTACCAGAGCCAAAGGTGATGTAAAATTGCTTGCTTTGCATGCAACTGCACCCCAAACACATGTTAAATcaataatgatataaaatagaAAAGCAGTAAACGCCCACAAAGGAAAAGCTTTCACCAGTTAAAATaggtgatttatttatttctgttgatTCACTAACTGATTCACTGACTATTCATTTCAACGATAGATCATGTTAATAGCCAATATCTGAAATTGAATAAAAGGCTGTTATCAGCTCATATTGTTACTGTACAAAGAAGAGCTAAACAGAGTACAATTGAAATAGGTTGAGAAGATTAGAAAAATAGAACCAAGTACAAATGCATAAGAAATTATAATGAAGCTTAGGCATGACATGCCAAATAACATTAACAGGCtgattaataaaacacatgttGCAGTACAAAACACACTTAAAGCTTCCCTCCTGGTAAAAAGGACAGTACCTTTCATGAGGATCTCATCCTTGGGTACACACTGGAACAGTTTGTGGTACTGCGAGTTGTACTTGCTGACAGTCTGTGCAGAGGGACAGGGCAGAGTCATGAGCAGCTCCTTGGCGGACCGGCCTGCCTGcacagcaccagcaccaccgGCACCACCGGCCACTCCGCCACCACCGGCCACTCTGGCTCCGCTCGCCGCAGACACCACCCTCTCCCTCAAAGGACGCGAGCTCTGCACCAGGCTCAGCACGTTGGcaccgtacacacacacacactcgcgcacATCCAAGGCCTGGAGCAAGCCGCTGCAAGACACACACTGTTCCCCTGTCGCCGGTCAGTACAGGGGACCGAGAAGGAGGACTGCCTCCGTGTAACTACCTCTAGTCTACgtgcacatacaaacaaacacctgGCTCTAATGTGCACAACTACTCTCACACGGACACAACACTACTACAGAGTTACAGCAGCAACGCCTCAGTTTACAGCCACTGAGCTCTTTCTCAGAAACTACAaggctctctttctctgtctcaaaTACACCTCCAGTGACTCTACACTTTGCAGCACCAGCTGacaccctccctctcctgctccctccttcacacacatacacacactctgccctTCATCATTCTGcgctgcaaaaaaaacaaaaaaaaacaacacccgctctctcacacacaggtaCTCCTCGCCACTCTCACTTCAAGTACTTCCTTCATCTGCCTTCGCCTTTCCTCCCCCCTATCTGTCAGTTTCTCCTCCCGTCTGAAGAGTCGGAATAAAAGTCCTCACTTCTCGGAGAAAATCATACATTTCTCTCCCTGAACACACAAGAGGTGTCATTcatttccctctcctccctcacagCTCAAACTCACCTCCAGCCCTAGATATCTCTGCCACCAGAATATCTTTCCCTATTTTTCTATCCTGCCCTGTATCTCGACTGTCTTTCCTTCGACTCGTGTCTGCTCAGTTTGTTGTTGTCTGCCGCTCATGTTTTTATCTCTCTATTAATAGCTCATGCAGGAGCAGCGCCTGTTCTCAGGAATATGGCGCTCACAGGAGGTTACGATAAGATGCAGAGGGCTCAGTCACCACTGGAGGAAATCCCAGGGATAAAGTTAACTGTTGATGTATAATCTTGCTGACTGAATTCATAGGTAAAAAGGCATTGGATGATTAATCTGTGGTGTGGTTGTATTATTTCTACTTGATGATGAGACTGTTAATGTGAGTGGCTCATTTAAATTCTAAAGAATGTCTGTAGGACACTGGCCAGGATTGCAGCAAGTCTGTTGTTCCCAAAGTGCAATTTGCCAGCTTAACCACATTACATAACTACTCATGACATTAAATTCTAAGAAGTTTTGAgaattatgtgtttgttttgtgatttaGTACAAAGTGACAAGTGGTAATCgatgaaaaaaacatgatgaatttgGATATGCCTTCTTAAGAATGTAAAAATCAGGGTAACCCATTGAAAACAAGGTGATAATTCAAATTAAGGTAATTATTTGTTCTCTGTTTGGTTTTATACATCAGATCTAAAATCTTACAGATAACTGAACTCGAGAAATCTCACATAAGTGCAAGGCAAGCAGGAAGCATTTGgtcattttcacatatttataATGGAAGCATGTTCATATCATCATATATGATTCCCAAATGATGAGTACATAAATAGATAATCCACCAAATTGCATTTATGTCATAGTGGTGGAAGCCGTTTTTCAACATTTGTATCCAATTGTGAGGTGGATCTGTTTGAAATATACTTCAATACTGCAGtaaaaaagtgagagaaatgcCTTCAAGTCAAGgaatcacaaaacaaacaatcctCGGAGGGAAAGCAGCGTTCTAACAGGGAGTGCCGCTTTAATTCTGAATAAACCCTTAGGTCAAATAAATACAACTGGCTGGACTTGCTCCAATCACGGACACGGTAATTAGTGATCAAAAGAGAGGCCAGACTCACCGAGCCCCGGTAACATTTCTTCACATCTTCATAGGACAGGTCTTCAATCAGCTGAAACCTGTCATGAAAgcaaaaatacacttaaaatgACACTTCTTCATATGCATGCTAACCACTCAATAAATGATATCTGTGATATGCTATGTGCCATGCAAGTTTTCTCAATGGACTATTATGGtcaaaaatcttttaaaaaccaAGTGTACttcaatatatttttacaaGCACATTTGAGGGCAGATTAATGCCTTTTTTCAGTCTCTGACAGCACGACAAACAACAGCAGtaagtgtgtatctgtgtatgtgtgcattgcATGAAAATCCCAGCTGGGTCAAAGCTTCCACATGACGAGTTAATCATCAGAGTGTGTATAACTGCAAGGAGATGAAGGCTGTCACAAAACAACATAATCATAGATAAATATTGAGTTGTTTAAACACAAATAGTGACCGTGCCAGGAGATTATCCGTGTTGGTCTTTTTATAGTCAGAATACATGaacgcacaataacacaaacacacactcacacatcagtGGCATCAAGCTCGCCTCAAGAGGAAGAGCCAGAGCAGTGCAGCAGATGTCACAGCATGATATTCCTATCTATTGCTAATGCAGGCAGAGTCGCCCAGCAgataaaatacagtttaatCAGCCCTTTAAGGAAAATATTGTTGAAATGAACTTCTGTCCCTGTTAAGATCCTTTAAAGAAGTCTGAAAGGCTAGATGTTTTTGAGGGATTCTTTTCTGCCACTCTTCCCTTTCTTCCTGTATCTTTCTGTGAGTGCTACTGTAGGTGACTGACGGTGAGACGTAACGCAGCGCTGATATGAAAACACTCCTGCACAAGGAAATACTGATAAAAATACACGCAAAGAAGCTCTGGCAAAACCAAAATTCTTGTTTCATGTTTACTATGATGGATTATTTCGCTCTgtggaagtcatttttcatACTGTGCATTGCAGAAAGGTATTAAATGAGAGTGAACATTGACATCTTCACCCATACAGAGTGCAGCAggaataacaaacaaaaaagtactGTACTCAtacactttttactccactacatttatcagTCTGATTACTTTTCAGATCGAGATTTTatacatgaaacacacacacacatacacacatacatatgatAAATATAACACTATGAATGGTGTGATTTTGCATAATTAAAACTAACTTTTGAAACGTGTGGTACACTTTGTTGCTAATACTTATGTACATTTAATTCAGGGCATTTTCATTGTGGTATTGCTATTTAAATTCAGCTAATTAAAAAATCTCAGTACTTCTTCCAACACTGCTTATAATCCTAGGATTAACTAAGTAACTAACTAACTGTTTTATACAGCCTAACTAGCTCTACTCCATATATGTGATACCAGAACAATGctgtttcctttgttttctaCAGGAATCAGCTGATGAAGATGCTAACTCTATGCCTGGGCGTGCAGCTTAAGCATCACTCTTTTAGCGCAATATCATGTATGCAGATATAAATTTAtagtgaaaagtaaaaagacaaaaataatttCCTGTATTTCACCCTCACTACTTCTAACAGAGCAATATTTCATGAAAACTTGTTTGTCACCATGGCTGCACTATGATTCAGCAGGGACATCATAACAGCACCACATTTGTATTCTCCTTGAACAGTGTCCTTTACTAGTATACAGCAAGGTGCCACTATGTTAAAATGCCCCGCACTGTTGCCTCAATAGCAGCAGGACTGTCAGTGTCCCTGCCCTGATGAGAGTCTCTCCTCTGGGTAAGAGGATAGCGTGACCTCTGTCCTCTAACTACCCTCCgtgctctgctgcttctttcCATGTCGCTCCTCCTCTCATGGCGGAGCACAGCGGAGATGAAACTCTGACCGCTGGGGTGTCTGTCATGATGACACCAAGATAATCTGGGAAATGCAGTcggggaaatgttgttttctatGTCTGACTGCACAGCAAATTTATCAATGGAAGCTTAAATcaacacattaaatattttacTAAACACTTCATCATGTGAATATGAAAAAtcacctccatcatcatcagtaaTTACATCATTTAAGAGTGGAAACTGATAGTGAACCCATCATGTATTGCCAATACTATAGTGTAATTTAAGCCATATGCGGGatatggaaaaaataaatgtataataagTATATTTAGCTTAAAATCACTAAGAATCAATATCTGCTGAGAAAATAGCAGCCTCACATTGAACTGCATGGAAGAATAACTTTCAACTTAATATCCAATAATATTCCTTTATTTGCTCTTTTTGCATTAACTGAGGCAACAAAACTCTGCGTCATCACATTGTAATTTGAAAGAAAGCCTACAGTAACATTAAATGATAGCTCAGCCTAATGTACAAATGTGTGGTACTAAAGCTGAGAGAGCAACAGCTCTTTTTACCTTAACTgttaaataaaaagaggaagaaaaaaaagaagtggtAATGTGAGGGTGAGAGCAGAAGCTGTGAGAAAAAGTGAGATATAAAGTACAGAAAGATGCTAACAAAGGAATGCTTAGACTGTCTTCTGCAGCCACAAcgcaaatcaaaaccaatctCAATTTTAGAGGACTTTGATGTGATTCTCACACGCTGTGGAAATAATATAAATGTGAAAGCATAATATTACAACCTGCAAACATTACACACAATCACATGAATGACAGCAAGCCCTCTCCACGACAGCTGAGCAAACTCCAAACCActgatgaaaacagagagatgtggttgaaagctaaatgtaatttaattgttaaagtaaaagtactctttGCGCAAAATAATGGCGCCTGTGAGTGATGAATTATTATATAAGAGCCAGATTAAGTACTTTATAAACAGTTGGTAatttagtccagtggttcccaacctagGGGTCGAGCCCCTCCaaagggtcacaagataaatctgagagGTTGCTGGATGATtgaatggagagaaaaaaatcataacCAATATATGGTGTTTTACTTTTGGAATTATTGGATAATTTGGAGCTTGAACAGAGGTTCAGAGGGAAAATCTCTCTTTGGTGGAACTGGTAACTCTTGACTACAGCTGTCAGGTATATTTAgtagagtaaaaagtacaatatcaCCCTTTGAGAGGTTGTGGAATAGAAGTATGGGGTAGCATAAACTGGAAATACTCTGGAATAGTACTTCAGAATTGCACTTAAGCACAGTACTAGAGTAAAGCTACTAGTTACTTCCCACCAGTGGTCCTTCATTTTTATGTCTCTATTGCTACTCTACTCACATCCTCACCCTTATTTAGGGTGTCAGAGAGCACGACTCAGGCTGGAAAAAGACCCAAGCAGGGTTAAAGAGTCAGAGCACTGAGGGGGTTAGCAGATGCTATggctgcctgctgtgtgtgtgcgtgtgtgtgtgtgtgtgtgtgatgaggctGTTGTTTACAGCAGAGCAGTGCAGCTGTGACAGCGCTGCCAGCTCTCCTGCTGGATCTGCTGGACACCTCACAGTCAATTAAAGTGATCCATCCTTCACTTTACATCATATAATATCATCAAAACAACAGTGAGGAACATCCACCCTGCACCCATGCAAAACCTCCAAAATGGCAGAATaatttcttctctgctgtgaaaagtgaaaatattcttcATGTTACTTCTTATATTTCTCCACTAGAACATCACATTACGGGCTTGGTGAATGTACTTATCCTGGATgttaaacatgtaaaatattgtTTAATAGTGTCCAAAATATGTGTGAAACTTTATACCTTTAAAGGACAGAATTCCTAAATAATTCAATGCAGTTAACATGGATTTAGAAAACAGGATGTCTAATAAATCACCCATAACCAAACAAAATTACAGCCGACATCAGGTCATTAGAGGAGTCAAAAGCTACCCTCTGTTTGCCCTTTTcaacatttaattatttcatgtTGCCTTTTCATTGTCCTAGGTGTGCAAATTCATCATTTTCCTCATTAGAATCACCCTCCTAGAAATGATATTATCCCATTATCTTGTGACCATGTTATGAACAGTAGTGCATGTGTGCCGCTCGTCCTGCCTGCTGGTTGCTGCCTATAAATAGGCTCTGCGCTCCCAGgtggagagaagagagtgattattaaaaacacaggCAGCTCTGTGGGGACTAACAGGCTCTCTAGTC is a window of Pempheris klunzingeri isolate RE-2024b chromosome 1, fPemKlu1.hap1, whole genome shotgun sequence DNA encoding:
- the gramd2aa gene encoding GRAM domain-containing protein 2A isoform X1, whose amino-acid sequence is MGCTIYAASPKALPADEAPGQDRYYQLPHYRHPHGNCSQRIAASRARARSMTEQQEQSEETGLLSTQDLDPSKDDDAHGHFRFQLIEDLSYEDVKKCYRGSTVSKYNSQYHKLFQCVPKDEILMKVYSCALLRDILLQGRLYISRNWLCFYANLFGKDIKVAIPVVSVRLVKKHKTAGLVPNGLAITTDTGQKYVFVSLLSRDSVYDVLRRICTHLQVNGKSLSLKQFMEEPTLSLDEFPAPDEFPVVDEFPSVLKWRRKPSVVSVSSSLPDLLGNSTSSLSPADTPFKSEQLLEERALQTDRGLLSEPVTELSQMEYQLLKFFTLLIILLILSSCYLAFRVCSLEQQLSFLSNPNLPLRER
- the gramd2aa gene encoding GRAM domain-containing protein 2A isoform X3, which encodes MTEQQEQSEETGLLSTQDLDPSKDDDAHGHFRFQLIEDLSYEDVKKCYRGSTVSKYNSQYHKLFQCVPKDEILMKVYSCALLRDILLQGRLYISRNWLCFYANLFGKDIKVAIPVVSVRLVKKHKTAGLVPNGLAITTDTGQKYVFVSLLSRDSVYDVLRRICTHLQVNGKSLSLKQFMEEPTLSLDEFPAPDEFPVVDEFPSVLKWRRKPSVVSVSSSLPDLLGNSTSSLSPADTPFKSEQLLEERALQTDRGLLSEPVTELSQMEYQLLKFFTLLIILLILSSCYLAFRVCSLEQQLSFLSNPNLPLRER